In Tripterygium wilfordii isolate XIE 37 chromosome 15, ASM1340144v1, whole genome shotgun sequence, one DNA window encodes the following:
- the LOC119980052 gene encoding glycine-rich protein A3-like — translation MGGGKNKDHDEKGLFSNLAGYAAGHAGGYPHGGYGGYPPHGYPPQGYPPQGYPPAGYPPPGGYPPAGYPPPGGYPPSAPYPPPGGYPHGGYPPGGYPGPSAPHHSGHGSGGMGALIAGGAAAAAAAYGAHHLSHGAHYGGGYYGHGHGHGKFKHGKFKHGKYGRHGMFGRHKGMFGKHKGKMFKRWK, via the exons ATGGGAGGTGGAAAGAACAAGGATCATGATGAGAAAGGATTGTTTTCAAATCTTGCTGGATATGCAGCTGGACACGCTGGTGGTTATCCTCATGGTGGATATGGTGGATATCCACCGCATGGATACCCTCCTCAGGGTTATCCTCCACAAGGCTACCCACCGGCTGGATATCCTCCTCCTGGTGGTTACCCACCTGCCGGATATCCTCCCCCAGGTGGTTATCCTCCCTCAGCACCATATCCTCCACCAGGTGGTTATCCTCATGGTGGTTATCCCCCTGGGGGTTATCCTGGTCCATCAGCTCCACATCATTCAG GGCACGGATCTGGTGGTATGGGAGCACTGATTGCTGGAGGTGCGGCAGCTGCTGCTGCGGCATATGGGGCTCACCATCTTTCACACGGTGCTCACTATGGCGGGGGCTACTACGGCCACGGCCACGGCCATGGAAAGTTCAAACATGGAAAGTTCAAGCATGGGAAGTACGGTAGACATGGTATGTTTGGAAGGCACAAAGGCATGTTCGGGAAGCACAAGGGAAAAATGTTTAAGAGATGGAAGTGA
- the LOC120017327 gene encoding beta-amyrin 11-oxidase-like encodes MRRVADIVCNDDQFMFDQSEKGKTDRSFQSKFPFSYGGMGMYKTHLFGRASILVTKPKTCRAVLSNGDESFQIGYPAISKLSPNSLKSIEGVEHKRVRKLMKSPVSGHEALALYIELIEDNVIISLDEWASMSTNQPQIKLLSEIKRVIFKLMINIFLRPNYVSLIGIMDKLFTDVNNAFLSTAINIPGIHHNTLNKADEACQELVKILQGVVEERRIEMERKQSSGVATCMLDLLLKSSEDDDKLEDGEINELLRTMLLAGHETTAYTTMWAISFLHDHPQILQNAKIWG; translated from the exons ATGCGCAGAGTCGCAGACATTGTATGTAATGATGATCAGTTCATGTTTGATCAGAGCGAGAAAGGAAAGACCGATCGATCGTTCCAGTCGAAATTTCCTTTCAG CTATGGTGGAATGGGTATGTACAAGACGCACCTATTTGGGAGGGCAAGCATTTTGGTCACTAAACCCAAAACTTGCAGGGCAGTACTATCAAACGGGGATGAATCGTTCCAAATTGGTTATCCCGCGATCAGCAAGCTCTCACCCAATTCGCTTAAATCCATTGAAGGTGTCGAGCACAAGCGTGTGCGCAAGCTAATGAAATCCCCTGTAAGTGGCCATGAAGCATTAGCTTTGTATATTGAGCTTATAGAAGATAATGTGATCATTTCGTTGGATGAATGGGCAAGTATGAGCACCAACCAACCACAAATCAAGTTATTGAGTGAGATTAAGCGTGTTATTTTCAAGCTCATGATCAACATCTTCTTGCGTCCAAACTATGTTTCTCTGATTGGTATTATGGATAAATTATTCACAGATGTGAATAATGCGTTCCTTTCAACGGCTATCAATATCCCCGGTATACATCACAATACTCTCAACAAGGCCGATGAG GCTTGTCAAGAGTTGGTGAAGATTCTTCAAGGTGTAGTTGAAGAAAGGAGGATTGAGATGGAAAGAAAACAGTCTTCAGGGGTGGCAACATGTATGTTGGATTTGTTGCTCAAGAGTAGTGAAGATGATGATAAATTGGAGGATGGGGAGATTAATGAGTTGCTACGTACTATGTTGCTTGCTGGACATGAAACCACTGCGTATACTACAATGTGGGCCATCTCATTCCTTCATGATCATCCCCAAATCTTGCAAAATGCTaag ATTTGGGGATGA